In Moorena sp. SIOASIH, the following proteins share a genomic window:
- a CDS encoding glutaredoxin family protein, with product MELILYSKPGCHLCEGLLEKLEMIEGLTFKLEVRDITSRDDWFQSYQYEVPVLCINHCGQEKLLPRPSPRASVEQLQRMLRKYFPVSESK from the coding sequence ATGGAATTAATTCTTTACAGTAAACCCGGTTGCCATCTTTGTGAGGGATTGCTTGAAAAGCTAGAGATGATTGAAGGCTTAACCTTTAAACTAGAGGTTCGAGACATTACCAGTCGAGATGATTGGTTCCAATCCTATCAGTATGAGGTGCCAGTACTATGTATCAACCACTGTGGTCAGGAAAAGCTCCTGCCTCGCCCCTCTCCTCGTGCTAGCGTTGAACAATTGCAGCGAATGTTACGGAAATATTTCCCTGTTAGTGAGTCAAAATAG
- the fghA gene encoding S-formylglutathione hydrolase: MSTDLRLVSENRCFGGTVGFYTHHSQTCRSEMGFSVYQPPQAKVQSVPVLYYLSGLTCTEENFMVKSGAQRFAAKHGLMLVAPDTSPRNTGIAGEDDEWDLGSGAGFYVDATLEPWSAHYQMYSYVVYELPEVIAQHFPAQVEKQGIFGHSMGGHGALICALRNPKQYLSVSAFAPIAAPMRSPWGQKAFTNYLGTDQDKWRAYDASELVLTANYNHTILIDQGTADPFYEKQQLLPEVFEKACEKADQPLTFRLQVGYNHGYYFIATFIKDHISHHAEALLD; the protein is encoded by the coding sequence ATGTCCACAGACCTTCGCCTCGTCTCAGAAAACCGTTGCTTTGGCGGTACAGTAGGTTTTTACACTCATCACTCTCAGACTTGTAGGAGCGAGATGGGGTTTTCCGTATACCAACCCCCTCAGGCGAAAGTCCAATCCGTTCCAGTTCTATATTACCTTTCAGGTCTGACTTGTACAGAAGAGAACTTTATGGTAAAATCAGGTGCTCAGCGATTTGCTGCCAAGCATGGATTGATGCTGGTCGCTCCAGATACCAGCCCTCGGAATACAGGAATTGCAGGTGAGGACGATGAGTGGGACTTGGGGTCTGGTGCCGGTTTTTACGTAGATGCCACCCTTGAACCTTGGTCAGCTCACTACCAAATGTATAGCTACGTTGTCTACGAGTTACCGGAGGTAATTGCCCAACATTTCCCCGCGCAAGTGGAGAAACAAGGTATATTTGGTCATTCTATGGGCGGTCATGGCGCTTTGATTTGTGCCTTAAGGAACCCTAAGCAGTACCTATCCGTTTCTGCCTTTGCTCCCATTGCTGCTCCAATGCGCAGCCCCTGGGGTCAGAAGGCATTCACCAATTACCTCGGCACAGACCAAGATAAATGGCGAGCCTACGATGCCAGCGAACTGGTGCTGACAGCCAATTATAACCATACAATTTTGATTGACCAAGGCACCGCTGACCCCTTTTACGAGAAGCAGCAGTTGCTCCCTGAGGTGTTTGAGAAGGCTTGTGAAAAAGCAGATCAGCCCCTGACTTTCCGTCTCCAGGTCGGCTATAACCATGGTTACTATTTTATCGCCACCTTTATAAAAGACCATATCAGCCATCATGCTGAGGCTTTGTTGGATTGA